The genomic interval GCCGAAGTCCTCCGCGCCATTCTCTGCGATGAACGAATATGGCAGGCATGCCGCGAAAACACAGACTATGCGGATCTTGTTTTGGAATATCTATGACGCAGGACACTGAGCTTCTCACCCAGATTGCCGTTGCCGGCATCGATTACCTGACACTGGACCAGACCCAGCTTGCCGAGTACCGGTTCTCCGACGAGTCCGCATTTCTTGCAGAAGCCCGCGAACACTTCAAAGGTGTTGTGCTCCTGCAAACCTGCAATCGTGTCGAAATCCTCGTGCACGGAACAGGCACTGCACTCACAGACTACCTGCACAGCATTGGAAGGTCAGGATTTGTGCTGTATGAAGGACAATCCGCACTTCTGCATCTGCTTGCCCTTGCCTCAGGCGTGAAATCCATGATCATCGGCGAAGATCAGATTCTCGGTCAGCTCAAACGTGCCCTTCTCCTCTCAGCAGAGTGCGGCACCGCAGACCCAATCACCGACATCTGCATCAACACCGCAATCCATGCAGGAGTTGACATCCGCTCAACAACCCGCATCAACCGCGGTGCGGTCTCGATCGGCTCTGTCGCTGTGCAGCTTGCCGAGGAACTTCTCGGAAGCCTTGACGACCGGAACATTCTCGTGGTTGGCGGCGGCGAGATGGGCAAACTTGTCACCCAGGCACTCGCGGAAAAAAATCTGCGGGCAATTTACGTCACCAACCGCACCTACAACCATGCGGTCGAGCTCGCGCAGGAGGTTGGCGGCCGGGCGATGCGCATGGACCAGCTCTATCCCTGCATCGCACTTTCCGACGTCGTCATCTCCTGCACCGCAGCCCCGCATGCGATCATCAATGCCGAACCTCTTGCGATCGCCATGAACGAGCGGTTCTGGCCGCTTGACCCTGAACCCAGAAAACTGATTCTCATCGACATTGCCCAGCCTCGCGACACCGACGACTCATGCCGCAGAATTCCGGGTGTGCACCTCTTCACCATCGACGATCTCAGATCGGTCTCGGAAAAGAACATGGAGCACCGAAAAGATGAAGCAACCCATGCCAACGAAATGATAGATGCCTACCTGCCCGAGTTCGTCAGACTCTACAACCGGACCGCTGCAGGCGACCTGATAGCAGGACTTTATACTTGGGCAGAGTCAATTCGTGTACGCGAACGTGACAAAGCGATCGGCAAGCTGGGGCCTGCCGACCCAAGAACGATCGCGATCATGGATGACCTGACCAGAGTCCTCACAAAAAAACTCCTTGCCGACGCGACCATGTCGATACGTGCAAGCGCAGAGTGTACTGACATCACAACAGCCCGGAAACTGGTTGATGCAATTACCCGTGGAGAACAAGTATGTTTCCTCAAACACGATTAAGAAGGCTACGAAGACCAATTCTTCGTCCGCTCTTTACCGAAAATACCGTAACGACCAATGACCTCATTATGCCGCTTTTCTTTGAGGAGGGCTCAACAGAAAAAGTTCAGATCGCATCCATGCCAGGTCAGTACCGCTGGCCGCTTGCAGATGCTGCGGCAGTTGCCAGAGATCTTGCCGCGGACGGCATCAAAGCTGTGCTTCTGTTTGGCATTCCAAAAACCAAAGACGATGTAGGCTCCTCGGCATTTGCCGAGGATGGAGTTGTTCAGCAGGCGGTTCGTGCAATCAAAGCAGCAGTTCCTTCAATGGTGGTCATCACCGACCTCTGCGCCTGCGAGTACACCAGCCATGGCCACTGCGGCATCATTCACGAATCCTGCGACGGCCCGGACCTTGACAATGATGCATCTCTTGAACTGATGCAGAAGATTGCTGTCAGTCAGGCTGCTGCCGGTGCTGACATCATTGCGCCGTCCTGCATGCTGGACGGCATGGTTATTGCAATCCGCGATGCTCTGGATATGGAAGGTTTTGAGTCGATGCCGATCATGTCCTACTCAACCAAGTTTGCCTCAGCCCTCTACGGCCCGTTCCGTGAAGCGGCAGACTCAGGCTTCTCGTTTGGGGACCGGTCAACCTACCAGATGAATCCGGCAAACGGCCGCGAGGCGGTGCGGGAGTCGGTTCTTGACGCGGACGAATGCGCAGATATCCTGATGGTCAAACCTGCGGGATTTTATCTGGATATTTTATGGCAGGTCAAAGAGCTTGGCCTGCCGACCGCGGCCTATCAGGTGTCAGGGGAGTACTCAATGATTAAAGCAGCAGCACAGAACGGATGGATCGATGAAAAGAGGATTGTGATGGAGTCACTTATAGGAATCAAACGTGCGGGGGCTGATCTCATCATCACCTACTATGCGCAGGATGTTGCGAGGTGGCTGCATGGTCAACAGTAAGGAACTGTTCGCGGAAGCCCAGACCCTGCTTCCGGGCGGCGTTTCAAGTCCGGTCAGGGCAATTAAACCGTATCCGTTTTACGTGAAGTCAGCAAAAGGCGCGATTCTGACCACGGTTGAAGGAACGCAGCTGATCGACTGCTGTCTTGGCTACGGTCCGCTGCTTCTTGGTCATGCCCATCCGGTGATTAAAGCGGCAATCACCTCCCAGCTGGAAAACGGCTGGCTGTTCGGGACCCCGACCGAGCTTGAGATCGATCTTGCGAAGAGGGTTACAGGCGACCACCCGTCGATGGATATGCTCAGATTTGTCTCGACCGGTGCCGAGGCAACCATGGCGGCCATCCGTCTTGCCCGCGGGTTCACCGGTAAATCTGATATTGTGAAGGTGGAAGGCGGATTCCATGGTGCGCATGATGCGGTTCTGATTGCGGCTGGCTCTGGTGCCACAACGCACGGAACCCCAGACTCTGCCGGAGTTCTTCCAGACTTTGCAGCGCACACCCGTCAGGTTGCATTCAACGATCCGGAAGGTCTTGAAACCCTGCTTTCGAAAAACGACAACATCGCGGCTTTCATCATCGAGCCGGTGATGGGAAACATCGGCCCGATTCTGCCGGACGACGGATACCTTGCGGCCGTCCGCGAGATCACTGCGGCGCATGATGTTTTACTGATCTTTGATGAGGTCATCACCGGCTACCGGCTTGGTATCGGCGGTGCGCAGGTAAAGTATGACATCAACCCTGACTTGACAACGCTCGGCAAAATCACTGCCGGCGGTCTTCCGATCGGTGTGTTCGGCGGCAGACGCGAGATTATGGAGATGATCTCCCCTGCTGGACCGGTCTACAATGCCGGAACCTTCAACGGTAACCCACTGACGATGGCAGCAGGTATTGCGATGAACAAGTATCTGCATCAGCATCCGGAGATTTATCCAAAGCTTGACGAGAGAACTCGAACCCTTGAAGAGAGCATTCACTCATCAACTTCGGGAACATTCGTGCGGCTCGGCTCAATGTTCAAGTACTTCTGCCGATCCGAAGCTCCGAGAAACTATGCCGAGGCAAAAGAATGCGACACGGTGTTATATCGAAAATTGTGGGAGAGAGCTTTTGCCGCAGGCGTGTTCATGCCTCCATCGCAGTTTGAGACCAACTTCCTGTCAAATGCGCACGGCGATGGCGAGATGGTGAAACTTTCCGGGGTATATGCATAATGCCGACGGTGAGAATCGGCACCCGCGGTAGCAAGCTTGCCCTTGCCCAGACCAACAACGTGCTCGGCCTTTTGAACAAAAACGGTGTTGCAGCAGAGTCTGAGATTATTACAACAGTCGGGGACGCCGTGCTTGACCGCGGTCTGCATCAGATAGGCGGTCAGGGTGTGTTTGTCCGCGAGCTTGACAACGCAATTCTGCGGGGCGAGATCGATGCTGCGGTTCACAGCATGAAGGATATTCCTGCGGAGAGACCCGACGGTCTTGTCACCGCGGCAATTCTTCCCCGCGATCCGCCATGGGACTTTTTTGTGTTCAACCGACCGGTGGATGAGATCTACTCGGTGGGAACCTCAAGCACCCGCAGGCGTGCGCAGCTTCTGCGGTATTATCAGTGCATGCCGCAGGTGCGGGTTGAACCGTTGCGCGGCAATGTAGACACCAGACTCTCCAAACTGAACGACGGTCTCTATGATGCGATTGTGCTTGCCGAGGCAGGTCTTGTGCGGCTCGGCTACCATGTGAACGGGGTCCGACTGCCGCTTGATATGTTTGTGCCGTCCCCGAATCAGGGAACGGTCGCGGTTGTCTGCCGTGACACTCCTGAGCTTTTGGAAGCGTTTGCTCCGCTGAACGATTTCCGGACCGCTCTTGACACTGGTATTGAACGCGCGGTGATGGAACAGGTTGGTGGCGGCTGTTTTACGCCGCAGGGTATTTTCTGCCAGAACGGGCATCTTATTGCCGAGGTGCTGTCGCTTGACGGCACACGCGGTGAGCGGATTACCGGGACTGTCGGAAGTATTGAGGAGGCACGAGAGATCGGTGTGCAGTTCAAAGAGATTGCAGCTGATCTGATTGAGGAGGCGAGGGCTTTCCTCGGACTAAAGGTATGACTGGAAAAGTGTTTTTAGTGGGGTCCGGACCCGGAGGTCTCGGACTTCTTACGGCAAAGGCGCGTGAGGTTATCGACTCTGCGGACGTTGTTCTGTATGATCAGCTGCCGGGCGAGGATGTCCTTGCGACGCTTCCATCGCGCGCTGAAAAGATTGATGTCGGCAAGTACGGCGGGCATCATACGATGAAGCAGGCAGAGATTGAGGAGCTGCTTGTGCAGAAGGCCAAGGCTGGAGGCAATGTTGTCAGACTGAAAGGCGGCGACCCGTTTATGTTTGGCCGCGGTGGCGAGGAGATGGAGACGCTGCGTGAACACGGCATTGCAGTCGAGATTGTGCCGGGCGTAACGAGCGGCATTGCGGTTCCTGAGTGCGTGGGCATTCCGGTAACGCACCGGTCCTGGGCGAGTCAGGTGACGTTTGTAACCGGTCATGAGGATCCTGATAAAGAGGTCTCCTCAATCGACTGGAAGTGGCTTGCCGGCAGCCCGGGGACGATTGTTATTTTTATGGGCGTGAAGAATCTGCCGCTGATTTCAGAACTCCTGATTGAGAACGGCAAATCCCCTGAGACGAAGATTGCGGTGATTGAAAACGGGTTCCGCAAAAATCAACGGGTAACATGTGCGACGCTTGCAGACATCGGCGTTGTTGCGGCTAAGGTCGGGGTGAAGCCTCCGGCGATTATTGTGATCGGCGAGGTCGTGAGTCTCTATCGCGACGGATCCGAAGGTGCCTGGGCACAACAATAATCTTTTTTTTATTGATTTCAAAAAACAGATTGCGGAGTGGCTACTCCTGTTTGTAGCCGCCGTACCGGCGTGCAAGGTAGATGATTCTCTGAAGGGCTGAGAGGTTCGTGCAGACCGCAATCAGAATCACTGCAATCCATATCTGGCTGATGAGGCCAAACACTATCAGGCAGAGAATGGTCTCCGGTCTTCCAAAAAATCCCACTCCTTCAAGGGGATCGCTGATTTTTCCATCCTCTTTTTTCGTGTACCCGATCTCGGCATAGGTCACTGGTTTGATGAAGGTGTTCATCAGAGAGCCGATGATGGCGAGACCCACGATCGCAATATCCGTGTATGCGGGGACAGCCACAAACTGGGAGATGATTGCCGTTCCTGAGAGCCCAATTCCGAGCAGCACAAGTCCGTCCACATATTTGTCGATGATCCAGTCCAGCACCGCGCCGAAGTCACTTTTGCGGTTGGTCTTTCGTGCGACGTTTCCATCCACCAAATCCAGCACTGCAGAGATCAAAAGAAGGATGCTGCCCAGAAGAAACATCTGCTTCATGTAGCAGACTGCGCAGGCAATGCCGAATATGAGCGACAGAATCGTTATCTGATTCGGCTTCATTCCAATTTTGACGAATATATTTCCAATTGGATCAATGCAGCCAATCAGTCGTGGACGAAGAGCGGTAATATTCATAGTGAACCTGACTGCATTATGCAGGGCTGTTGCTGCTGCATGATGCACTGCGGGACGGGTTTTTCCATACCAAATATTCTTTAGCTTTTACTTATATTAGAATCCGCCGACTGATAGGTGATGATCCTCGTTTTTTGGGCGTTTTATCAGCGTCTTGGTAAAATAGATATTAGTCTTTTGGAAGGATGCCCAGAGCAGCATAACGGGCGAGAAGTTCGTCATGTCCGATTTCGCAGGAGATCATTTCTGCAAACTCTGTTTTTGAGAGATGGAGCTGCTCAACCATACAGGACTGCAGTTCATTTCCGATTTCCTGGCCATTGCGGCTCATATATGTTTTCACTTTGATTGGATACCCGTCAGCATAGAAGATGAAGCGGCAGTGATCTGTCCTGCCGGGTTGGATTACAAACCCCTTCTTTTTCAGGGCTTTACTCACTTTATCTGCTTTCAGAACTGTCACCAGCTCACATCCAGATGCTATTTTTTAACAGTTTTCCATAAGCAGCGGCGGAAGGATGTACCTGATTTTCCGGATCGGTGTACAAGTCGTAGTCATCAGCAAACATCAATCTTGCCGTTTCCATACCTTCGGCGAGATTTCTGCAGGTTATCAGAAACGAGTATTCATCATTGCTGAGAATTAGTGAGTTATCTTCCTGAATGGTGATTTTTAATGGGATCGGGCGCTTCAGTTTCTTTAAATCGTCACGGACATAGACCGTATTCAAAAAAACAACACCTCCCTCTTCTCCTTTCTCGCCGATTTCGACTGCAGTCAGCATCTGCTCAAGAACGTCATCATATGTTTGGTTTCCACGTTTTAGCGAACAAACACGCTTTTTGATATGAGGGGAAACGGTAATGCTCGTTTTTTGAGATTTTGACCCTGCCGCCTGCATGATATCAGATAATGGGAAGGGTGAGATGATAGGTTTTGTTGTCATGGTATCAGACTTCCTGATGTTTTCGCAAGTCACCAGAAAATGCGGTTACACATGCCTCACGAAAGGTAATCCATGACGAAAAATACTATTGCTCTCGGACACAACACATCTACTATAATTCAGACAGCGTGGACTGTTCTCGCTGTCATGAATCAAGAGGAAATATTTCATGGACACAATACTGCAAAAACCCCATGTCCTTATGATCTCCGAGATTACCACGGACGGCAAACTCACCCTGCGACGCGGCGTTTCCAGCAAAATTCTGATGGAACACATGTCGCCCGAGGCAAAAATTCTTCTGCATGAGACCCGCGCCTCCTATGACGCCATCATGGTCGGCTCGTCCACAATAAAAATTGACAACTCAATCCTTACCGTTCGTCTGGTTGAAGGAAAAAATCCTCTTCGGGTGATACCGTCAAGCATGGCTGACATTCCTCTCACGGCAAATATTCTGAATACGTCCATTGCACCAACGGTTGTCGCCGTCTCAAAAGCAGCCCCCGCCGACCGTGTGGAGGTGCTGAAGGCAAAAGGTGTGCATGTGGTTGCTGCGGGCGATGACAAAGTGGACCTGCCGCTGCTGATGGATGCCTTGTACCGGGAGTTTGGGGTACGCAAACTGATCATCGAAGGAGGGCCAACCCTCAACTGGCATATGCTGCATTACCGGCTGGTGGATGAGATCCGGCTGATTCATCTGCCGTTCATCGTCGGCGGCGACGACACTCCCTCCCTTGTCGGCGGCATGCACATCGATTCAGAGGATCAGATGATTCGGCTTGACCTGAAAGGATCGAAAATGGTCGGGACGAATCTGGTTACTGAGTACGATGTCCGGTATCCGGTCGCCTGACTCTGATATTTTTTTTAGTTAGGACTTACGCGGTATGAAATAGTATAAGGAAAAAGGGATTTCTGTCCTTGGTTTTGTTTGGGGCAACCACGGAACACACTGAACACACGAAATTCCACGGAAAAAACACAGAATACCGCTTCGCTTACGGAAAACACGGAACGCATGCCTTCGGCCTGCTTACCGCTTCGCGGGAAAGCCTATGGAAGTTGGCATCTCAAAACGGTGACATATACCAATACCCGTACACTTAGATTTTCCGTGTTTTCCGTAAGCGAAGCGGTATTCTGTGTTTTTTCCGTGGAATTCTGTGTGTTCCGTGTGTTCCGTGGTTATTCCAAGCGAGACCACCTGCAGAAAAATCTTAAACGATGAAACTCATCATCGCGGCTCTTATTCAAAAAAAGATGAAGCGGTTTTTTAGCAAAACCAACTTCATTCGACAACAATTGCCGGTTTGAACGGCAGTGCCATCTTGCCTTTCGGGTGTGTAGTCGTGTCAGCAGCGATGATCTCAACCGCGAGACCTGACTCCTTCTCAAGGAACGCCTTTGCCGCAGTAAAGATTGCCGTCTCATCAACGCCTGCTGCAATGGATGACACCAGCTCAGGCGGCAGACTGTGAATCAGCTTCACCGTCTGAACTGCCGCATCGGTTGCATCCTTGCCCTTCGCTCTGAGATCAGCATCAGCCATCACCGTCTTCACCACATTGCGCTTGTCCTCAGCAGACGCAACAATGCTGAATACCGCATGCTTCCATGCCGGAGCCGTGAAGAGCGTCACCTTCTTTGCCTCGATCTGGACCAGCTTTAAAATCGACTGAATATCCTCAATCGTTCTCTGGAGCAGCTCCTCAGACACCTCAACCGACTCATTGACCTTTGCAGGGTCACTAACCGGCCATGCCGCAAACGACACCAGACCCTCGTGACCGGTCTCCTGCCACATCTTTTCAGCGGTATAGGGGATAACCGGAGCCATCAGGCGAATCCAGACCGACATAACCTCAGTGAGGGCTGCCGTTCCGCTTGAGCCTTCCGGAAGCCGGCGGCGGTACCAGGCAAGGTCCGACACAATACCGTTGTATGCCTCCTGAAGAGCCTGGCGGGTCTGGAACGCTGCAAGGGCCTTAGTTGCCGCCTCGACTCTGTGCTGCAGACGCGACAGCAGCCATGCATCAATCGCCGCAGTGCCGGTCGCACTGCTTGCGTCCAAGACCATCTGCCACATCCGCTCGATCTGCCTCTTCACCGACAGCACCAGCTCGTTTCTCCAGTCAAAGTCCTGCCACGGCTCGGCACTGCCCACAAGGAACATCCGCACCGTATCAGCACCGAACTCGTTTGCCGCATCCTCCAACAGGAACACATTGCCCTTTGAAGACGACATCTTCATGCCGTTCAAGAGGCCCATGCCGAACACGACCATGCCTTTGGGCTGGAGTTCGTCAGGGAAGATTGCCCGGTGATGGAACAGCTGGAAGGTCAGGTGGTTGGAGATGAGGTCCTTTGCACTGAACCGGTAATCGTAGGGATACCAGTACAGGAACTCGGACCGCAGTTCTGCAAGCGTCGCTGCATCAACCGGCAGCCCACTGCCATTTCCTTTGCCAAGGAAGATGTAGTCAAATACCGCAGGCGTCAGATTCTCTGCCGGAATCTTTGTTATCTTGTGTGCGATCGTGTAGTAGGACATGTAGACAGTTGAGTCCGACAGCGGCTCAAACAGCCACTTCGGGTCCCACGGCACACGGGTTCCAAGACCGACACGGCGGGTGCAGGGCCAGACCTTCAGCCAGTCTACGGTTCGCTCAAACTCGGCACGAACCTCCGGCGGCACAAGCTCAATCTTTGGCATCTGCTCGTGAACCTCTGCCTTCCACTCAGGATCAGCATAGTTTAAGAACCACTGGTCGTCGAGAATTTTTACATAGACGCGGTTGCCGCACCGGCAGATAACGCGTTTCTCGCTCATCTCATGGAAGATGATGCTGCCGCGGGTGTCTACAAACTCGTTTGTTACATCCTCACGTGCCTGACGAACGGATTTTCCTGCATGGCTTCCGCAGTTCTCATTGAGTTTTCCTTTTGAGAACTCTGCATTGTAGAGCTCCTGCGTCAGCTCGTCCATCCGGGGATCGTCCTGATTTGGAATCCGGTTCTTTTCGACAATCTCCTGTGCAGGAACTTTGCCGTAGTCAGGAACGGTTACAAGAGTGATCGGCGAAATCGTCTGATACTTGCCCTGCTGCTGGAGGTCGCGCAGTGCAATGTAGTCAAACGGTGCGTGGGCCGGAACACTCATCACAAGACCTGAACCCATGTCAGGGTCCACGAACGATGCCGGAAGAATCGGCACCGGTGCGCCTGTCAGCGGATGCTGTGCGGCCTTGTCAATAAGGTCGGTGCCGGGGATTGTGCCGAGTTCAGTTACCGTGTGCTTCTGCATCCGCAGTTTTTCTGCGGCTTCGGCACTGATAATCCACTTCTCGCCGTCAACGTCTGCCTTCAGATACGTGACCTCAGGATTTGCCCAGAGGTTCGTTACGCCGAAGATGGTCTCCGGTCTGAGGGTTGCGGTCGGGATGAAGAACTCATCGAACTG from Methanorbis rubei carries:
- the hemA gene encoding glutamyl-tRNA reductase codes for the protein MTQDTELLTQIAVAGIDYLTLDQTQLAEYRFSDESAFLAEAREHFKGVVLLQTCNRVEILVHGTGTALTDYLHSIGRSGFVLYEGQSALLHLLALASGVKSMIIGEDQILGQLKRALLLSAECGTADPITDICINTAIHAGVDIRSTTRINRGAVSIGSVAVQLAEELLGSLDDRNILVVGGGEMGKLVTQALAEKNLRAIYVTNRTYNHAVELAQEVGGRAMRMDQLYPCIALSDVVISCTAAPHAIINAEPLAIAMNERFWPLDPEPRKLILIDIAQPRDTDDSCRRIPGVHLFTIDDLRSVSEKNMEHRKDEATHANEMIDAYLPEFVRLYNRTAAGDLIAGLYTWAESIRVRERDKAIGKLGPADPRTIAIMDDLTRVLTKKLLADATMSIRASAECTDITTARKLVDAITRGEQVCFLKHD
- the hemB gene encoding porphobilinogen synthase, producing the protein MFPQTRLRRLRRPILRPLFTENTVTTNDLIMPLFFEEGSTEKVQIASMPGQYRWPLADAAAVARDLAADGIKAVLLFGIPKTKDDVGSSAFAEDGVVQQAVRAIKAAVPSMVVITDLCACEYTSHGHCGIIHESCDGPDLDNDASLELMQKIAVSQAAAGADIIAPSCMLDGMVIAIRDALDMEGFESMPIMSYSTKFASALYGPFREAADSGFSFGDRSTYQMNPANGREAVRESVLDADECADILMVKPAGFYLDILWQVKELGLPTAAYQVSGEYSMIKAAAQNGWIDEKRIVMESLIGIKRAGADLIITYYAQDVARWLHGQQ
- the hemL gene encoding glutamate-1-semialdehyde 2,1-aminomutase → MVNSKELFAEAQTLLPGGVSSPVRAIKPYPFYVKSAKGAILTTVEGTQLIDCCLGYGPLLLGHAHPVIKAAITSQLENGWLFGTPTELEIDLAKRVTGDHPSMDMLRFVSTGAEATMAAIRLARGFTGKSDIVKVEGGFHGAHDAVLIAAGSGATTHGTPDSAGVLPDFAAHTRQVAFNDPEGLETLLSKNDNIAAFIIEPVMGNIGPILPDDGYLAAVREITAAHDVLLIFDEVITGYRLGIGGAQVKYDINPDLTTLGKITAGGLPIGVFGGRREIMEMISPAGPVYNAGTFNGNPLTMAAGIAMNKYLHQHPEIYPKLDERTRTLEESIHSSTSGTFVRLGSMFKYFCRSEAPRNYAEAKECDTVLYRKLWERAFAAGVFMPPSQFETNFLSNAHGDGEMVKLSGVYA
- the hemC gene encoding hydroxymethylbilane synthase gives rise to the protein MPTVRIGTRGSKLALAQTNNVLGLLNKNGVAAESEIITTVGDAVLDRGLHQIGGQGVFVRELDNAILRGEIDAAVHSMKDIPAERPDGLVTAAILPRDPPWDFFVFNRPVDEIYSVGTSSTRRRAQLLRYYQCMPQVRVEPLRGNVDTRLSKLNDGLYDAIVLAEAGLVRLGYHVNGVRLPLDMFVPSPNQGTVAVVCRDTPELLEAFAPLNDFRTALDTGIERAVMEQVGGGCFTPQGIFCQNGHLIAEVLSLDGTRGERITGTVGSIEEAREIGVQFKEIAADLIEEARAFLGLKV
- the cobA gene encoding uroporphyrinogen-III C-methyltransferase, coding for MTGKVFLVGSGPGGLGLLTAKAREVIDSADVVLYDQLPGEDVLATLPSRAEKIDVGKYGGHHTMKQAEIEELLVQKAKAGGNVVRLKGGDPFMFGRGGEEMETLREHGIAVEIVPGVTSGIAVPECVGIPVTHRSWASQVTFVTGHEDPDKEVSSIDWKWLAGSPGTIVIFMGVKNLPLISELLIENGKSPETKIAVIENGFRKNQRVTCATLADIGVVAAKVGVKPPAIIVIGEVVSLYRDGSEGAWAQQ
- a CDS encoding CDP-alcohol phosphatidyltransferase family protein, with the protein product MNITALRPRLIGCIDPIGNIFVKIGMKPNQITILSLIFGIACAVCYMKQMFLLGSILLLISAVLDLVDGNVARKTNRKSDFGAVLDWIIDKYVDGLVLLGIGLSGTAIISQFVAVPAYTDIAIVGLAIIGSLMNTFIKPVTYAEIGYTKKEDGKISDPLEGVGFFGRPETILCLIVFGLISQIWIAVILIAVCTNLSALQRIIYLARRYGGYKQE
- a CDS encoding RibD family protein, with product MDTILQKPHVLMISEITTDGKLTLRRGVSSKILMEHMSPEAKILLHETRASYDAIMVGSSTIKIDNSILTVRLVEGKNPLRVIPSSMADIPLTANILNTSIAPTVVAVSKAAPADRVEVLKAKGVHVVAAGDDKVDLPLLMDALYREFGVRKLIIEGGPTLNWHMLHYRLVDEIRLIHLPFIVGGDDTPSLVGGMHIDSEDQMIRLDLKGSKMVGTNLVTEYDVRYPVA
- the leuS gene encoding leucine--tRNA ligase; this encodes MNDIEQEIRSTWIPAFESNPSEDKEKFYINVAFPYPSGAMHVGHGRTYIVPDIVARFWRMRGKQVLFPMAFHVTGAPVLGIAKRIAKKDEKTMQLYGGLYRVPQQTLDSFTDPIVIVNYFADEYERVMKQLGLSIDWRRRFTTIIPQYSKFIEWQYTHIYGQGKVQKGEYPVRYCPACDQPVGDHDLLEGDSAEVKHFVFVKYQFDEFFIPTATLRPETIFGVTNLWANPEVTYLKADVDGEKWIISAEAAEKLRMQKHTVTELGTIPGTDLIDKAAQHPLTGAPVPILPASFVDPDMGSGLVMSVPAHAPFDYIALRDLQQQGKYQTISPITLVTVPDYGKVPAQEIVEKNRIPNQDDPRMDELTQELYNAEFSKGKLNENCGSHAGKSVRQAREDVTNEFVDTRGSIIFHEMSEKRVICRCGNRVYVKILDDQWFLNYADPEWKAEVHEQMPKIELVPPEVRAEFERTVDWLKVWPCTRRVGLGTRVPWDPKWLFEPLSDSTVYMSYYTIAHKITKIPAENLTPAVFDYIFLGKGNGSGLPVDAATLAELRSEFLYWYPYDYRFSAKDLISNHLTFQLFHHRAIFPDELQPKGMVVFGMGLLNGMKMSSSKGNVFLLEDAANEFGADTVRMFLVGSAEPWQDFDWRNELVLSVKRQIERMWQMVLDASSATGTAAIDAWLLSRLQHRVEAATKALAAFQTRQALQEAYNGIVSDLAWYRRRLPEGSSGTAALTEVMSVWIRLMAPVIPYTAEKMWQETGHEGLVSFAAWPVSDPAKVNESVEVSEELLQRTIEDIQSILKLVQIEAKKVTLFTAPAWKHAVFSIVASAEDKRNVVKTVMADADLRAKGKDATDAAVQTVKLIHSLPPELVSSIAAGVDETAIFTAAKAFLEKESGLAVEIIAADTTTHPKGKMALPFKPAIVVE